In Glycine max cultivar Williams 82 chromosome 10, Glycine_max_v4.0, whole genome shotgun sequence, the DNA window TCTACCTAAGGTGAAATTGCGTTCAATACTTTGTGCATTGATTATGTTAAATGATATGTCTTGCAATTTGTATCTTATTGCTATGTCATGTGTGTTTTATGTTTCCCTGTGAATGGAAGGGAGTGAACTTGGTAATTAAATGAATGTATGCTTTCTCATTTCTTCAGGTACGTCCGGTGGCTGAAGATGAAATGTTCAAAGTGGTCCGTACTGGTAAAAGAAAGAGTAAGTAACTGAGTACTATATTTCATCTTCCTTGGTTATTCATAGATTTATCTGTCCAATGTTAATTattgacttcaatttttaaactTATGGTAAGTGATGTTAATTGGTGCTACATGATCAAAAtggtataaaaaatgttattttcaagTAGTAGCTGCATCACACCCAAGCAATGGGAGAAGAtggttataaaaaatgattttattacattattatctGGATTTTTTAATAGTATGTGGCTAATCATTTTTCAGCCAAGCAATGGAAGAGGATGGTTACAAAAGCTACATTTGTTGGGCCTGGTTTTACCAGAAAGCCTCCAAAGTACGAGCGATTCATTCGTCCTACAGGATTGCGGTTCACTAAAGCTCATGTCACTCACCCAGAACTTAAATGCACATTCAATCTAGAATTAATTGGAGTGAAGAAAAACCCCAATGGCCCTATGTACACCTCTCTTGGTGTCATTACCAGGGGAACTATAATTGAGGTATTTATGCTGTTTCCTCTTCTAAATTCTAATTGATGGTTATTTCCACACTCACAATTGAAGGCATTTGAGTTGATCCTAACTTGCCCTCTCTATTTGCTGATATGCACTGATGTATAATGTAGCTGTAATATTATCAAAATGTGTTGCTTATTTCTTTGCATactgcaatttcaggtgaatgTCAGTGAACTTGGTCTTGTCACACCTGCTGGGAAAGTTGTGTGGGGtaagattattttttccttgtgtTTTGCTTACCATTGACTGAAATTTTAACTGAAATTGATGTGTTGGAATTTTGTTTGCCGTGGATGCAGGTAAATACGCTCAGGTCACAAATAACCCAGAAAATGATGGTTGTATAAATGCTGTTTTGCTTGTTTAAGGTCATAGCAACCATCAGGGTTCCAGCTTGATTTCAAAGGCAGTGGTCAAGTCCCTCTCCTATGATTTTTGTGGTCTTCAACCCCAATCTTCAAGGGAAAATCTTACAAACTTTGTTGGTACCAGAGAGAAGATTGTCTGAGAAAATAGTGaagcatttttgttttcttgtttggatAGTCAATGCAATTATCTGATCTAGCACTTAACATTTAAGATAACTATTGTACAACAAGAGTTAAGACAAACAAGTCTcataaatttatgtaatttatttacaaGACACAGCATTTTGAGTagctgtattttttttatggttcgGGTATTATGTACTGCGAAATCTATTATCTAAATAACATGATGTACAATTGAAATTACCTCAATAACCTCTATTTTTCTTACACCTGTTAATTGTTGGGTTATTTTAGAAATTTAGCCGTACTTGATTTGGGATTCGTAAAAGGCTCGGATCTCAGATGAAAGGAAAGGAAAGATCTAGACTAGAACTGAGGAGGAGTTTTAGAGCTGAGGAGTTTTAAacttttctctttcaaaaacaCCACTGCATGAATcttgatatatataatatttgatgAAGTTGATCGAAATTGTAATTGTTGGATCTataatagtataaaaagttAAACTTGCATATCCTTAGTTTCTATGTTTTGACACTTTCACTCAATTGGATGCCCAAGTTGCTGGTTTTGTAGCATCTAAGTCTGAATTCTTAAAAATTAGGGCTTTTAAAGTGAAGCTGATGCTCTATCTGGGAATTCAAGTGCATCATTTAAAGAGAAAAGATGCAAAAGATGTTGCCACAAGAGCTTTTAATAGGACTCACTATTTTAAGTTtcattactttttcttttgtaatttgTCATAACCTGGGCAGGCTACTAACATGAGAGGATTTCAAATTTGTGTAGAACGGTTTCTGGATCAGCATTGCAATGCATTGAAGCACAAGTGTATTGGGCTCAAGCACATTCAAATCATGTATCATGCGCATGCATGACTTCACATCTTCCATTATTCATGCATGTTAAATAGTAGTAAATAAGTTACACGGACTGGGAAATATTACATAAAGTAAATAATCTTCATGTCTATCATTGTTGTTGATCGTCTTTCAGTTGGTTAATTTCTCAAAGTAATCGTCAGGGAGTCATAGCAAACTCTCTCTATACATGCCACAACTTAGTAAACCCCGATTgcataaaataatagatatatatatatatatatatatatatatatatatatatatatatatatatatatatatatatatatatatatatatatatatatatatatatatatatatatatattataatagatttttttatttttttttgctagttTCTTCACTAAAAACACTCTCTATCCTCCTCTAAATTTTGAACACAGAATACAGAACCATcatagatagctttccttttctttttttaaaaaaatctcagcAACAAAAAGAACGTGAATTTTTGTGtcaaagaaagaataaataaatcttttttcTCATCAGGATATGAAATTGCATAACAGCTGGGCCTTGTTGACATATTCTTGAGGCCCAGCCCAATGAGAGAAAATGTAAGTATAGAAAAGCAAAGCAAAACCCTAATAACGTGTAGTGCCAGACGCAGTGACTAAACCAAACCTCTCACTCGCCGTCGTAGGGTTTCTCCTTTCgtttagcaacaacaacaatggttGCAGCCAAGAAAACCGTAAGTTCTCTCTGCAACAAGCCTTGTTCTTCTGTTCAATGGTTCCAATTGCTTTtagatttagttttttttttttttttttataatttgaatggGTTTCTGttctgttatttatttattttttatttgaacaaatgcAGAAGAAGACCCATGAGAGCATCAACAACAGGCTCGCTCTTGTCATGAAGAGTGGAAAATTCACCCTCGGTTACAAGACGGTTCTCAAATCACTTAGGAGCTCCAAAGgtatcatctatttttttttatgttgtttgtgAATCCAATTTATTAGCTTGATCTCTATGAATGTtgtgtaatttgtttttaattaatgcggttatgagaaaaatatTGTTGATTTTCGTTGCAGGGAAATTGATTATCATTGCTAACAACTGCCCCCCTTTGAGGAAATCAGAGATTGAATACTATGCTATGTTGGCCAAGGTTGGAGTTCATCATTACAATGGGAGTGAGTTCTTAATCTAATGCTTTTCTTTCCTtctcattctttttatttttaatgttaatatgAATTAAAATGAGAGTTGGAAAAATCTTCAGTTTctgatttattttatagtttaagTAATCTGCCACGCATGGATTTTTAACTCGGTTTCAGAGAAAGCATCATAAATGCTTGAGTCGGTTATATGATTTGAATGTCCTGGATTAAAACCTGAAAACTGGTTTCGTTGGACTAGGATTTTAAGCATTTGGTGATTAATTTCCTTTGTCGATGAATTTATATGACCTGcgtttatattttatagtagCTGATGGAAGTTTATAGTTATTGGTATTTTGATAGTTACAACACACATGATATTGGTTGCTGACCTTGTGTAAATTATTGCGCTAACAAATGGATTGTAATTTTACCTATTGATGATCATTGTTGTATGCTATGATATCTGGTAGAAATTGTCATTTGACACTttcaatttttggatttttggtatatttatgtctcattaacaaaatatttgttgtttATAGACAATGTGGATTTGGGCACTGCATGTGGAAAATATTACAGAGTGTGCTGCCTTAGCATTATTGATCCTGGTATCTGATGCCTCCTTTCctatttcaatatttattagaaactagtttttttgcatttgtttttctaatgctgttttttctatttgtttttttaggtgATTCTGATATCATCAAGACACTACCTGGCGAACAGTAAAGTATTATTTGAAGTTCCTTGCTtgatattttctgtttttagttGATTCAAGACATTGTTGAAAGAATATCTGATTTAAGTTGTACACTTTGGTGTAAGGTGCATGGATTTTGGGTATTCTAGCTGAGCATCAAATGTTTTTTACCTTGCAAATTTTTTCATGATGTTTCATTATGCCAATTTCTATAGAGATGATATAATTATAGTTTGATCGCGCTTGCTGTTAATGCCCGTGTTATCCACTTTCGCTTGCAAATAGTCGTTGACATTGAATTTGCATGGTAAAACCCCATAACTAAGAACTTTAAATGGgtggaaattttttatattctggAAAGCCTCTAGGCGGCAAGTGATACTATCAATTAATTCGAAACAAGACTGTCACCCATGTATCTTGATTCAAATGGAAAAATCGTACCTGGAAGGAGATTCTTCCCTttctatttgaaaattaaacttagcaacaaaaagaaagtcgtatTCTCCAGTcaggaaaaaaatgatattttcgcCAGTCATATGAGCACGTGTCTCTAAACTTTTTTCtcgaaaacaaataatatttgcTCGGGTCACAGCAAGTCTCTTCACTTCTGATATAAACTTATAAAGAGAATAAACAAAAATGGTATGACAGTATATCGTACACCTTTTCTTCAATATGGATTTGAGCACCCAACCTTCAAAGAAAGTACAGATGAAAAGAAAGTATAGATGGTTTGCTAAAAAATGTaaggaaaattaaatttacatgaAAGAAAGTATAGATAGAAAGCGAGCCAAGGTAATGTAGTAGCAAATAACAGATGCTGGCATAGTAAACTCAAAAATTATATTCTCTTGACACATAATTAGTTTTCAGTACATAAAAAGATTTGTCATGTTCAACAGTTAAAACATTCATAACCAAAcagttattttttcattttgctgAAGCTGCTCTGATGTATTTCCCAATTTCAATTTCCAAATCTACCAATGACAtgtacacaattattttttctagaTACATTGATGTATACATGTAAGTTTACTACAAGATCCTTTTGTTCTTGAAACAGGAGTAAAGAATTAAGTGAATAACTGACTGTTAAACAGCAGCATATAAGTTACTACAAGATCTCTATCAACTCAAAATCGATATCACTGGCCAATTAGAAGCATCAAGCAACCACTCTTAGACTTGATGTAATTGTATCAAATAGGGGAGAGGAAAAAACTATAAGCAACAAAAAATGCAACCTTGCTGTAACCAGcaacaatcaaatcaaaattgccatttgCCAACACACACAAGTACAAGAACTGAAACTCAATTGATCTTGTCCATTTTCTTGACAAGCTGACACATCTGAAACCTCCCAAAGCAAAAATAAGCCAAGCCAATACCAATGAGTTTGCAACATCTTAAGAATACGTGAATGACATAATACTGAATTGGGATATTTATATTTGTACGAACAAAACATGGTGCCATGCAGTGTAGTTACATCATTTTTTGTCCCTAGTTGGAGGATATATTTCACTGTTTAAGAGACTGCTCATTCTAGAGACTTAATTGGAATAATTATGTTTTCTTCTTTGAATAGTGTGAATTGTGAATGAATGACTAACGAAAAGAATAGTTGTTGGTGTCTATATAGGTTGTTATTTTTCTATAGATCGAGCTTTGACAGAATAAGTCATAACTGAGGATATAATTTGCTCTTTCTAGTTATTGACAAAGTCATTCATCcccatctataaaaaaaaataatggctCGATCTTTGCATTAGGTACACaaattatgttatttgattttcttttgtattaCTATGTGAAAACTcaacaaaatatacaataaGGGATATGAAAATCTGAAGCTACTCCATATAGGGATGCAAGTGTTCTCTGACATAACATGCTATTGGATCGATTTTTCATGAATGAAGTTTGGTGTCTAAAAGTAAACTGAAAAACTGATAACTAATACTATCAGTGTAGTGTAGCTTCTACATAgacaaaatatacttttatatcCAACTATCAAGACCAACAATGCACCGCAAAATCAACTTTAATACAAATTAGGGTTTATATGTACTTGACGAATTAGTGTTTAGTGTTACTTAACCAATTAGGGTTTAGGTTACTTGACGAATTAGAGTTTAGGGGTATTGGACTAATTGGGGTTTATTGGTACTTGACTAATTAGTGTTTTGTGTTACTTGACCAATTAAGGTTTTtggttatttgacaaattagggtttatggttactTGACTAATTACAGTTTAGGGGTATTTGAAAAATTTGGATTTAGGGTTAGttgacaaattagggtttaggggtattAGACCAATTAGGATTTATGGGTACTTGACTAATTAGTGTTTTGTGTCACTTGACCAATTACTGTTTATgattatttgacaaattaaggtttagggttatttgacaaattagggtttatggttactTGACTAAGTAaggtttaggggtatttgactaattagggtttagggttagttgacaaattagggtttaggggtattggaccaattagggtttatgggtaCTTTACTAATTAGTGTTTTGTGTTAGTTGACCAATTACTGTTTAtggttatttgacaaattaggaTTTTGGGTTACTTGACTAATTACATATTATGGGTATTTGACAAATTCGGGTTTAGGGTTACttgacaaattagggtttaggggtatttgactaaTTATGATTTATATGTACTTGACGAATTATTGTTTAGTGTTACCTAaccaattagggtttagggttacgTGACGAATTAGGATTTATCTTTAGTTGACTAATTAGAGTTTATGaatatttgacaaattagggtttagtgttacttgaTCAATTAGGGTTTACAGTTACTTGACTAACTAAGGTTTTTAGGCATTTGACGAATTAGGGTTTAAGGTTACCTAACATATTAGGGTTTACGAGTATGTTGACAAATTAGGATTTATGTGTACTTGACTAGTTAGGATTTTTTACTTGATTGATTAGTGTTTAgggttattttacaaattaggaTTTACGGTTACTTGATTAACTAAGGTTTAGGTGTATTTGACAAGTTAGGGTGTAGGATTACTTGACAAATAAAagtttaggggtatttgactaCTTATGGTTTATGATTACTTGACCAACTAGTGTTTAGTATTACTTGACCAATTAGGATTTAgggttatttgacaaattaagGTTTGGGGTTacgtaattaattaagatttacgggttacttgacaaattagggtttatgatTACTTGACAAATTGGGGTTTAGGAGTATTTGACTAATTAAGGATTATGAGTATTAGACTAATTAGGGGTTAGTGTTACTTGACCTATTATGATTTAAGGTTATTTGACAAAGTAGGATTTATGGTTTCTTGACTAATTAAGGCTTAggattattttacaaataatatatatatatatatatatatatatatatatatatatatatatatatatatatatatatatatatatatatatatatatatatatatatatatatatatatatatatatatatatatatgcttataaggcacaaattgattttaagattATGTACACATTACATTTGAGTACgaagataaaacaaattttcaattcGATCATGGACGTTTAGGGATTAAGTTCATATCTAGAGCATCCTCCAGAAAGCGAAACACATCATAACCAACAAAGAACAGGTTAGCTGAGTCATTAGTGCATTTCAGTAACTTCATTACTCATCCTTCAAGTGAGTCATCCACCTCAAAAACCTTCCTTAGTTTCTCTTCGTCTGATTCGAAAACCTTTCTTGCTTGTTTCAGCTCTTCATTCATAGAAGTAGTTCTGTACAGCGGTTAAGTTTTGGCGAATCCTGCAGTATATTATGGATCTTAGACAGATTATCATGAAACGGCAAACAAATAAGATTGTAGTGTAATTCTGCTGTTTATAATATAGAGCATATTAACTTATGACTAATGGTATGTTAGCTCATAGTCTTCTCTATGAAGGCTGCAACATTCCAGGTTTTTTTTGTAGTGTGAACGGCGTCTAGGCTTGTATGccaatttcaaatttcttaaCTGCTGCCTCTCCGTAATAAGATCGTCAAGAAGGTTGTTGTGTAATCAATTGTCAATACCAACCACCAACGGAGTgagttcaattttttcttcattttagaaCAAAACAGTCTTCACtagttttttataatatcatgGTACATTTGCTCAcctaaatgaaaaatgatgacGTAACGTTCATGCAGGAAGGGTTTTTGCCAATGCATGTTTAAGCTTTTGACGAACCAGAAAATTAACCTCTGCAAATATCAGTAGGGTGCAACTTCGACAATCTATGGTACTGACATTTATATTTGCTGGAAATGCTTAATGATCCTTAAGACACTGTTAAATCAACCTAAAATATGCCTCATATAGATCTAATGCTAATAATTAATGGTCCCATTGCTACAAAACCAAAGTGGGTTCAAGTCTAGACAGGAGtggaataaaaaaacattggtATACATAATTATACATTATGCATTAGTGGTTCTCTGCAGACTCATTTGGTAAAATAATAGTACGTCAGTCCCTAGTCTCAAAATGAGGGTGTTAGGAGTATATAGTCATGAAAATGTCAGATTCCTTGGGTTGTCATGTTAATAGTGCTAATATCCATTGTTAGCATGAAGACAAAGGCAGATTGGAAAGAGCAATTTCTGGCTAGTATTAGTGTTAGATTACTAATTCCAATGGTGTTGTGAAGTTTTGATTCCGAATAAATTAGGAAACAAAAACTTGTAAAAAGATGGGTCAATTAAATAGGGTATTCTCAATATATAGAAGGGTGTTATAGAGGATTTTTCCTTTAGTTTCTGCTGGATTCCTgttgaattcatttgttcagttttgcatttctcttctaatagatTTAAACAATTAACAAAAGGATTTAGGGAGACTAAGATAAAAATTTGCTAAAATATTTCAAGGTTCCCCAATAACTTTTAAccttcataataattatttgcaattttttaacAAGAGTACCTTGCGAATCAAATAGAGGAAATCCTCAACTGATAGCTTCCCCCTCTGAGATCCAATATCTTGGGCTTTATGTACCTTGGCAGACAAGTTTAGCATAACTACTCCAGGAGTCCAGGCCACTCAGACAGAGTTGAACAACTAAAAAGTTAAAGAGTCTTACCAGTTCTGTGACATACTCCACAACAATGTCCTCCATAAGAGCCACACTTTCAGGAAGTGGCTAATCAaagcagcaaaaaaaaaagttcaagttaAAAGacattattctttaaaatttacatGAAAAGAATGTAGTTAAATGTTGCATAACCAAGACAATACAACACAAATTAAGTGTACATTGGAACACAAGCATGGGGGAGGATTTCACACTCACATTAGGATCATCTTCAAAGCCATACATCATGTGCTGCACTACAGGAaccaaaaaagaatattattaggATTAGAAAAAACTAgactaaaatgttaaaaattcaGAACAAAAACTCTTACATTCTTTTTGGAAAACTCCTCTTTTGCGCTTGGACGAAGTTTCTGATGGTTGTGAGGAAGCTGTTCTTGGTTTTGATGAGGTTCCAGCAGAGGAATTGCTCATTTTTATTGCCCAATGCTTCCAATGTTATCTTCAGTGAGTAACTGGAGTTAATGAATAGGAGAAACTGATGATATTCTTGTATCTTCCAATGCAGTGTGTAGGTTCTGTTATGCACACAGAATGCCAGAGAATGAAAACTGGAATGGAATGATGATATGTTTCAACTAAGGAGTAAGGAAAGAATCAGAGACACTGGTCTTCGCAACCGCACACCCCTCAAATGAACTTCC includes these proteins:
- the LOC100801671 gene encoding ribosome biogenesis protein NSA2 homolog, which produces MPQGDYIERHRRDYGYRLDHFERKRKKEARQVHKRSAIAQKALGIKGKMIAKKNYAEKAQMKKTLAMHEESTSRRKTDDNVQDGAVPAYLLDRDNTTRAKVLSNTIKQKRKEKAGKWDVPLPKVRPVAEDEMFKVVRTGKRKTKQWKRMVTKATFVGPGFTRKPPKYERFIRPTGLRFTKAHVTHPELKCTFNLELIGVKKNPNGPMYTSLGVITRGTIIEVNVSELGLVTPAGKVVWGKYAQVTNNPENDGCINAVLLV
- the LOC100793713 gene encoding 60S ribosomal protein L30; translated protein: MVAAKKTKKTHESINNRLALVMKSGKFTLGYKTVLKSLRSSKGKLIIIANNCPPLRKSEIEYYAMLAKVGVHHYNGNNVDLGTACGKYYRVCCLSIIDPGDSDIIKTLPGEQ
- the LOC100786463 gene encoding transcription initiation factor TFIID subunit 13-like isoform X1, whose translation is MSNSSAGTSSKPRTASSQPSETSSKRKRGVFQKELQHMMYGFEDDPNPLPESVALMEDIVVEYVTELVHKAQDIGSQRGKLSVEDFLYLIRKDSPKLNRCTELLL